The genomic stretch TCGAGTGCCGACTGGATGGCGTCGCGCGTCTCGCCGCGGGTCGCGGTCGAAATCGTGTCGCGCTCCTCGAAGGCCTTCTCGATGGTCTTTTCGAGGCTCGCCAGATCGGGCTTCGACATGAATTCGCTCCATTACCAAGCTGTTAAGGGGCTGCGCCTTAACCTGTTTTGAAAGTCGCGCGGACCCCAGGCATGCTTCGCCTGCCTGGGTCCTTGCATAAGCAGGTTCTTGTGGCAAAACCGCCGGATACTTCTGCGGAACCTGCTTATGTTAAGGCTCCATGGGGGTCAATCGCACCTGCGTCATGGGACGGCGCAGTCAAGGAAATTTGGACGGGTAATTTGATGACACCTATGGAAAAGGCGGGGTGGACGCCGCTGCCGCATTCGGACGAGGATCTGGAGCGGTCGAAAAGCGTTCCGGACACGCCGCAGACGCGGGCCGAGACCTACCGGCTTGCCTGGAACGATCCCGACTTCATGACGCGGCGCGAATTGCGCGCGGTGCGGCTGCAGCTCGAACTCCTGAAGCCGGAAATGATCCTGGCCGAACGCGGTATCCGTTCGACGGTGATCCTGTTCGGCGGCGCGCGCCTGCCCGAACCCGGCGGTGAGGCCTGGGCGGCCAAGAACGAGACGCAGAAGAAGAACCTCGAGGAAAACAGCAAATATTACGAGGAGGCGCGCAAATTCGCCCGCCTGTGCTCGCAGCAGTCGGCCGCCTCATATTACCGCGAGTATGTCGTGGTGACCGGCGGCGGCCCCGGTGTGATGGAAGCGGGAAACCGCGGCGCCGACGATGTCGGCGCGCCGTCGATCGGGCTCAACATCGTGCTGCCGCATGAGCAGGCGCCGAACGCCTATGTGACGCCGGAGCTGTGCTTCAACTTCCACTATTTCGCCATCCGCAAGATGCATTTCGTCATGCGCGCCAAGGCGGTGGCGGTGTTTCCCGGCGGCTTCGGCACGATGGACGAGTTCTTCGAGACGCTGACGCTGATCCAGACCGGACGCATGGAGCGCGTGCCGGTGATCCTGTTCGGCAAATCCTTCTGGAAACGGGCGATCAATCTCGATTTCCTCGCCGAGCAAGGCACGATCAGCCCCGGCGACCAGGACATCATCGATTTCGTCGACACCGCCGACGAGGCCTGGGGGATTGTCAGCCGGTTCTACAAGTTAGGGGAGTAAGGGAGTAGGGCAGTAAGGCAGTAGGGGAAATCGATCTGGAAAGCAGAGCACGAGAACGCATTCCTACTGCCCTACTGCCCTACTGCCCTACTGCCCTACTGCCCTACTGCCCTACTGCCCTACTGCCCTGCGACTATCCCCGTCAAAAACCCCGCCAGATCGTCGGTGACAAAATCGACGTCGTCTTCCTGCGCGGGGTCGCGTTCCCAGATCTCGGCAAAGGTCGGCTCGAAATTGCGCGGCACCACCAGCACGGTGGTCATGCCCAGCGCCTTCGGCACCTCCAGGTTGCGGGCAAGATCCTCGAACATCACCGCATTGTGGCCGGTGACGGCGTGCAACTCGGCGAACTTCTCGTAGGTCTGGCGCGCCGGCTTGGGGTTGAGGCCGGCGGCGACGATGTCGAAGATGTCGTCGAAATGGTCGAGGATGCCGAGCTGGCGCGCGGTGCGCTCGGCATGCTTGCGATCGCCATTGGTGAAGATGAACTTGCGGCCGGGAAGCTGGCGAATGGCGGTGCCCAGGACAGGGTCGGGCACCAGCCATGAATAGTCGATGTCATGGACCTTCTCGAGGAAATCATCGGGATCGATGCCATGGCGCGTCATCAGCCCGTTCAGCGTCGTGCCATATTCGAGATAAAGCTCCTTCTGCAGCTTGCGCGCCTCGTCGCGCGGCAGCGACAGCAGCTCCCCGACATAGGCCGTCATCTTGACATCGATCTGCGAGAACAGATTCGAATGATGCGGATAGAGCGTGTTGTCGAGGTCGAACACCCAGTCGGTGACATGGGCGAAGCGGGCGGGATCAGGCTGCGTGGTCATGCGCTCCTTATGGCATGAAACGCGGATTCTGAAAGAGACTTTATCCACAACTTCCACGCGCTTTTAGTGGCATAAATGGCCGCACGATTCAAATTTTAAGCAACCGGGAAAGTTGGCCTTCAGGGCTTGCTGGCACAGAGACAGTCCTGTGGGGAGCCTGCGATGAACAGCATCATTCTGAAATCCGCCGCTATCGCTTTCGCTTCCGTAGCCGCCTCTCTTCTTCTGACGCTGATCATCGTTCCGGCGCTCGGATTCCCGGTCAACCGAACGATCTGGCTGACCTCGACGCTGTGCCCGCTGGTGCTTGCATGGGTGGCCTGCGCCAGCACCTTCTGGCAGAGCGACAGGTTGAAGAACGCGCACCGCGAACTGGCCCGGGCGCACGCCCAGCTTGCCGCCGCACACCGCCGCCTGTCGGAGAAGGCCAGCCGCGACGACATGACCGGAATGCTCAACCGCGAAAGCTTCTTTGCCGCGCTGGACGGCTCCCGGCGCAAGTCCGACCGCGGCGCGCTGCTGATCATCGACGCCGATCATTTCAAGAAGATCAACGACAGTTTCGGCCACCTGACCGGGGACGACGCGCTGCTGCTGATCGCCAGCGCCATCGAGCGCGGCGTGCGCAGCGGCGATGTGCTTGGCCGCATCGGCGGCGAGGAGTTCGGCGCGTTTCTGGTCGGCGCCACCGAGCAGGAAGCCAAGCGTGTCGCCGAGCGCATTCGCCGCGAGGTCGAGCTGATCCGCTTCAGGCCGGTCGATGAACGGACCATTCCGCTGACCGTCAGCATCGGCGGCACAGTCTGCGGCGAGGACGTCAACGTATCTGACCTGATGCGCGCGGCGGACCGGCGCCTCTACCAGGCCAAGCATCGCGGCCGCAACCTGACGATCCTCGATACCGACATTTCCGCGGCCGCCTGAGCGGCCAGCCCGGCACACCCGGCCTGTTAAGGAATTTCTAACCCTGTTTGCATTCGGTTGTACCGCCTGGCGGCCTTTTCACTGCTTTGAGGCCTGGCTTGGCACGATACTGGCCTCTGTGACGACGCGTGTGCCGTTCGGGGAATGTCATGCGCGCATCGAAGCCCCTATCCGAGAGACCTGTCATGAGTTTCTTCAAGAAAATGTCGCGCCGCACACTCGTGCAGGCGCTGATCGCCCTGCCTGCCATGTCCCTGTTCCGCAAGCTGCCCGAGGCCGACGCGGCCAATGCTGGTCAATCGCGGGCCGACCCGAATGAAATCGTCGAGGTCAATGGCTGGATCCTGAAGCGGAGCGACCTGGCATGATCTTCGACAGCTATGAGGCGTATCGCGCCGCCAACTTCAAACCGAAGGTATGCATCCTTGGCTCCGGCCCGGCCGGCACCACCATTGCCCGCAAGCTGGGCGCCGCCGGCATCCCGGTCGTGGTGCTGGAGGCCGGCTCGCGCGAGTTCAGCGACGAGTCGCAGGATTTCTACCGAGGCACCACGGTCGGCGATTTCTA from Mesorhizobium sp. 113-3-3 encodes the following:
- a CDS encoding pyrimidine 5'-nucleotidase → MTTQPDPARFAHVTDWVFDLDNTLYPHHSNLFSQIDVKMTAYVGELLSLPRDEARKLQKELYLEYGTTLNGLMTRHGIDPDDFLEKVHDIDYSWLVPDPVLGTAIRQLPGRKFIFTNGDRKHAERTARQLGILDHFDDIFDIVAAGLNPKPARQTYEKFAELHAVTGHNAVMFEDLARNLEVPKALGMTTVLVVPRNFEPTFAEIWERDPAQEDDVDFVTDDLAGFLTGIVAGQ
- a CDS encoding LOG family protein, producing the protein MTPMEKAGWTPLPHSDEDLERSKSVPDTPQTRAETYRLAWNDPDFMTRRELRAVRLQLELLKPEMILAERGIRSTVILFGGARLPEPGGEAWAAKNETQKKNLEENSKYYEEARKFARLCSQQSAASYYREYVVVTGGGPGVMEAGNRGADDVGAPSIGLNIVLPHEQAPNAYVTPELCFNFHYFAIRKMHFVMRAKAVAVFPGGFGTMDEFFETLTLIQTGRMERVPVILFGKSFWKRAINLDFLAEQGTISPGDQDIIDFVDTADEAWGIVSRFYKLGE
- a CDS encoding GGDEF domain-containing protein; this encodes MNSIILKSAAIAFASVAASLLLTLIIVPALGFPVNRTIWLTSTLCPLVLAWVACASTFWQSDRLKNAHRELARAHAQLAAAHRRLSEKASRDDMTGMLNRESFFAALDGSRRKSDRGALLIIDADHFKKINDSFGHLTGDDALLLIASAIERGVRSGDVLGRIGGEEFGAFLVGATEQEAKRVAERIRREVELIRFRPVDERTIPLTVSIGGTVCGEDVNVSDLMRAADRRLYQAKHRGRNLTILDTDISAAA